A DNA window from Synergistota bacterium contains the following coding sequences:
- a CDS encoding ArsA family ATPase, producing MRVKFFVGKGGVGKTSVAASYAVYLSTQGYKTLIVSLDPAHNLGDILGIKLSDKVSQVGENLFAREVDIDREISSYLNKIASSLKMTYRYLSVLNMDSYFNVLRFSPGMEEQATLESIKKYVFSNEFDFVLFDTAPTGHTLRVLSLPSVSSIWVDELIKIRRLILDRRGIIERVKGKSPQSLPSREEDDDVMRELIKIKEECLVLEKKLRSEEVTYIPILNAEEVPLIETERIVHFLERFGMHIEKIVVNKYMPDKILKQKEVMDKIITSFAKYEIKVIPYTDESPRGLEKLKEVCLACLI from the coding sequence ATGAGGGTAAAATTTTTCGTAGGTAAAGGCGGGGTTGGTAAGACAAGTGTTGCTGCGTCATATGCCGTTTATCTTTCTACGCAAGGATATAAAACTCTTATAGTATCTCTTGATCCTGCACATAACCTGGGGGATATATTGGGAATTAAACTATCAGACAAGGTCTCTCAAGTAGGTGAAAACCTTTTTGCAAGAGAGGTAGATATAGATAGAGAAATTTCCTCCTATTTAAATAAGATAGCTTCTAGCTTGAAGATGACTTATAGATATTTATCTGTTCTCAATATGGATAGTTATTTTAATGTTCTTAGGTTTTCTCCGGGTATGGAGGAACAAGCTACTCTTGAATCAATCAAAAAGTATGTTTTTTCTAATGAGTTTGACTTTGTACTGTTTGACACGGCTCCTACGGGACACACCTTAAGAGTTTTAAGCTTGCCTTCTGTGTCATCTATATGGGTAGATGAGTTAATAAAAATAAGGAGGCTTATACTAGATAGGCGGGGAATTATAGAGCGAGTTAAAGGTAAGAGTCCACAATCGCTTCCCTCTAGAGAGGAAGACGATGATGTGATGAGGGAGTTAATAAAGATAAAAGAAGAATGTCTTGTTTTGGAGAAGAAACTCAGAAGTGAAGAGGTTACGTACATACCTATTTTGAATGCTGAGGAAGTTCCACTGATTGAAACGGAGAGGATAGTTCACTTTCTGGAAAGATTTGGTATGCATATAGAAAAAATAGTAGTGAACAAATACATGCCTGATAAAATTTTAAAGCAGAAAGAGGTTATGGATAAAATTATCACAAGTTTTGCAAAATACGAGATTAAAGTTATACCTTATACTGATGAAAGTCCGAGAGGATTGGAAAAACTTAAGGAGGTTTGCCTTGCTTGTCTGATTTAA
- a CDS encoding carbon starvation protein A: protein MSSLIVLIAAAIYLVAYFTYGKRLEKNVVKADPNRPTPAVALKDGVDYYPAHPFVLYGHHFASIAGAGPILGPAMAMAWGWLPSLMWVWLGNIFIGSIHDYLSLMASVRYEGKSIQYVAGKIMSKRTSYIFELFVYFALILVVAAFTVTLAQTFVADPSVPTASIGFIIAAVISGYIMYRTSWGMKGGTVIGLILVALSIWLGYVFPIKLSTQTWYVLTFIYIVFAAALPVWILLQPRDYLNAYILWVGLILGGISFLFLAKGFNFPAYTTFSPNIVGGKPSPFWPTVPLVIACGALSGFHSLVASGTSSKQLDSELSGLLVGYGSMFTEGFLSTIVIISVAVFGLSALEGAADKLTQMNINLNMLKAGGTYLGQNYLKSAGAVGGPLGPFYFGYAKGLESILGIPFKIGRTFAGLWVSCFVLTTLDTTNRLARFAWAEIFEPLRESSPGLYAFIANRWVGSLIAAIFGVGLAWGGALSLLWPAFAGANQLLASIALLTVAVWVTNVQKASAGYKWAAIIPAMFLWLTVTVALFWYLVAVVPAQAGIAKYTIGGMIVVMLILNFWLLYDFSKALKRGSQLFEPTT from the coding sequence GTGTCGAGTTTAATAGTATTAATAGCAGCGGCAATTTATCTTGTAGCTTACTTTACTTATGGTAAAAGGCTTGAGAAAAATGTAGTTAAAGCTGATCCCAACAGGCCAACTCCAGCAGTAGCTTTGAAGGATGGTGTGGATTATTATCCTGCTCATCCCTTTGTTCTTTATGGACATCATTTTGCCTCTATAGCTGGTGCTGGGCCTATATTAGGTCCTGCTATGGCGATGGCATGGGGTTGGCTTCCATCTTTAATGTGGGTTTGGCTTGGTAATATCTTTATCGGGAGCATTCATGATTATCTGTCTTTGATGGCTTCTGTAAGGTATGAAGGAAAATCTATTCAGTATGTCGCAGGTAAGATTATGAGTAAGAGAACATCTTACATCTTTGAGTTGTTTGTTTATTTTGCACTTATTCTTGTGGTAGCTGCTTTTACTGTCACTTTGGCTCAAACCTTTGTAGCTGATCCATCTGTTCCAACCGCTTCAATAGGGTTCATAATAGCGGCTGTGATTTCTGGGTACATAATGTATAGAACAAGTTGGGGAATGAAAGGTGGAACTGTAATAGGTCTTATTTTAGTTGCTTTATCTATATGGTTAGGTTATGTTTTTCCTATAAAGCTTTCGACTCAAACGTGGTATGTTCTTACTTTTATTTACATCGTTTTTGCTGCAGCCTTGCCAGTATGGATATTGCTCCAACCGCGTGATTATCTTAATGCTTATATACTCTGGGTTGGTTTGATATTAGGTGGCATATCTTTTCTCTTTCTTGCGAAAGGATTTAACTTCCCTGCTTATACTACCTTCAGTCCTAATATTGTTGGTGGAAAGCCATCCCCCTTCTGGCCCACGGTTCCATTAGTCATTGCATGTGGAGCTTTGTCAGGTTTTCATTCTCTTGTTGCTTCAGGAACTTCTTCTAAGCAGCTCGATAGTGAACTTAGTGGGCTTTTGGTTGGTTATGGTTCTATGTTTACAGAGGGCTTCCTTTCAACAATAGTTATTATTTCCGTTGCTGTTTTTGGTTTATCTGCTTTGGAGGGAGCTGCTGATAAGTTAACCCAGATGAACATTAATTTAAATATGTTAAAAGCCGGTGGAACTTATCTTGGGCAAAATTATCTAAAATCTGCTGGTGCTGTGGGTGGGCCATTGGGTCCATTCTACTTTGGTTATGCTAAGGGACTTGAAAGCATCTTGGGTATCCCATTTAAAATAGGAAGAACTTTTGCTGGTCTTTGGGTTTCCTGTTTTGTACTAACGACCCTTGATACCACTAACAGATTGGCACGTTTTGCTTGGGCTGAAATATTCGAACCTCTCCGTGAATCTTCACCTGGTTTATATGCTTTCATAGCTAATAGATGGGTTGGCTCTCTTATAGCAGCTATATTTGGAGTTGGTCTTGCATGGGGAGGAGCTTTAAGCTTGCTTTGGCCTGCTTTTGCAGGTGCTAATCAGCTTCTTGCTTCTATAGCTTTATTAACGGTTGCTGTTTGGGTAACAAATGTTCAGAAAGCTTCAGCAGGTTATAAATGGGCTGCAATAATTCCTGCAATGTTCTTATGGCTTACTGTTACAGTAGCATTATTCTGGTATTTAGTGGCTGTTGTTCCTGCACAGGCTGGGATTGCTAAGTATACTATCGGTGGAATGATAGTAGTAATGCTTATACTTAACTTCTGGTTGCTTTATGACTTTTCCAAGGCTTTGAAAAGAGGGTCGCAACTCTTTGAGCCAACTACTTAA
- a CDS encoding response regulator, protein MAGRSILIIDDSPLVRDLVKQSLAGRNLDILEASNGEEAFALLKKYKPDIILLDVMMPDMDGISFMKKFNELGVYRNVLVIGLTALSEKTIVGELKALGVKDILFKPFSPAKLRVVIENYLKSKETLL, encoded by the coding sequence ATGGCTGGGAGAAGTATCCTTATAATTGATGACTCACCTTTAGTTAGGGATTTAGTAAAACAGTCATTAGCTGGAAGAAATTTGGATATTCTTGAAGCTTCGAATGGAGAAGAGGCATTTGCTCTATTAAAAAAATATAAGCCAGACATCATTCTTTTGGATGTTATGATGCCTGATATGGATGGTATATCTTTTATGAAAAAGTTTAATGAACTTGGCGTTTACAGAAATGTTTTAGTGATAGGATTAACTGCTCTTAGCGAGAAAACTATAGTCGGTGAATTGAAAGCTTTAGGGGTTAAAGACATTCTTTTTAAGCCCTTTAGTCCTGCAAAGCTTAGAGTAGTTATTGAAAATTACTTAAAAAGTAAAGAGACTTTGCTATGA
- a CDS encoding ABC transporter ATP-binding protein codes for MLKIENLHVYYGGIHALKGISLEVPQGKIVTLIGANGAGKTTTLRAICGLVDAKGSISLNGEAILGKPTHEIIQKGVAMVPEGRRIFPNLTVLENLLMGAYYRTDEDGIREDLSWVFSLFPRLEERKNQKAGTLSGGEQQMLALGRALMSKPQLLMMDEPSLGLAPLLVREVFRVIRRINEEGKTILLIEQNARAALKIAHYGYVLETGRIVIEGRGEELINDDRVRRAYLGEI; via the coding sequence ATGCTTAAGATTGAGAATCTTCATGTTTATTATGGTGGTATCCATGCTCTTAAGGGTATAAGTTTAGAAGTTCCTCAAGGGAAAATTGTTACCCTTATAGGTGCTAATGGGGCTGGGAAAACTACAACCTTAAGAGCGATATGTGGTCTTGTGGATGCTAAGGGTTCCATTAGCCTAAATGGAGAGGCAATTCTTGGAAAACCTACTCATGAAATAATTCAAAAGGGGGTTGCTATGGTTCCTGAGGGGAGGAGGATATTTCCTAACCTTACAGTTCTAGAAAACCTTCTTATGGGGGCTTATTATAGGACCGACGAGGATGGTATTAGGGAAGACTTGAGTTGGGTTTTCAGTCTGTTTCCTCGTCTTGAGGAAAGAAAGAACCAGAAGGCAGGGACGCTTTCAGGCGGCGAGCAACAAATGTTAGCCTTGGGAAGAGCTTTAATGAGTAAACCCCAGCTTCTTATGATGGATGAACCTTCTTTAGGGTTAGCTCCTCTTCTTGTTAGGGAAGTTTTTAGAGTGATAAGGAGAATAAATGAGGAAGGGAAAACAATACTCCTGATAGAACAGAACGCTAGGGCTGCATTGAAAATAGCTCATTATGGGTATGTCTTAGAAACGGGTAGGATAGTTATAGAGGGGCGTGGAGAAGAGCTCATTAACGATGACAGAGTGAGGAGAGCATACCTTGGTGAAATATGA
- a CDS encoding ABC transporter ATP-binding protein: MDFGGLRAVNDFSIEIMEGELVGLIGPNGAGKTTVFNLITGIYTPVVGKIYFDGEDITGKPTNLIVSKGVARTFQNIRLFKELTVLDNVMVSYHCQMRSSLFESVFRLPRHVKEEERLRREARELLSKLGLIKYEDFIAGGLPYGQQRRLEIARALATHPKLLLLDEPAAGMNPSETQDLMDFIKMVRDEFGVTIFLIEHDMKVVMGICERIRVMDHGISIAEGPPEVIQKDPKVIEAYLGEDEK, translated from the coding sequence ATGGATTTTGGTGGGTTGAGAGCTGTAAATGATTTTAGCATAGAGATTATGGAGGGAGAACTTGTGGGGCTCATAGGACCTAATGGGGCTGGTAAGACTACCGTTTTTAACTTAATTACAGGCATTTATACTCCTGTAGTCGGTAAAATATATTTTGATGGTGAAGATATAACAGGAAAACCTACTAATCTCATAGTATCAAAGGGTGTGGCTAGGACTTTTCAAAACATAAGGCTATTCAAGGAGCTAACTGTTCTTGATAATGTTATGGTTTCTTATCACTGTCAGATGAGGTCAAGCCTATTTGAATCAGTTTTTAGACTGCCTCGTCATGTCAAAGAGGAAGAAAGATTGAGGAGAGAAGCTCGAGAGCTTTTATCTAAACTTGGACTTATAAAATATGAGGATTTCATTGCAGGAGGATTACCTTATGGTCAGCAAAGAAGGCTTGAAATAGCTAGAGCTCTTGCTACTCATCCTAAACTTCTTCTTCTTGATGAACCTGCGGCTGGTATGAATCCTAGCGAAACTCAAGATCTAATGGATTTTATTAAAATGGTTCGTGACGAATTTGGTGTTACCATATTTCTTATAGAACATGATATGAAGGTTGTCATGGGAATATGTGAAAGAATAAGAGTTATGGACCACGGTATTAGCATAGCTGAAGGGCCCCCAGAGGTTATTCAGAAAGATCCTAAGGTTATAGAAGCTTATCTTGGGGAGGATGAAAAATAG
- a CDS encoding branched-chain amino acid ABC transporter permease, with the protein MIAIDREALIRKREKIRLFLNVILIGIFLVFLSFAEDVLDPYTVRILNVSAVYMVLAMAYNLVNGILGQFMLGPNAFIALGAYTVALLTMPIDKKAISYIIEPLIWPLNSICWPLFPSLIAAGILSAAAAYLLGIPSFKLKGDYLAIVTLGFGEMVVVLANNLVPITNGALGLKDIPRYVNLYWTWGCALLTYFFMRLLRSSTYGRAFESIREDEIAAEGVGIDVKRHKLLALTISGFFLGVGGGLLASLLGTIDPKLFSFFFTFNLLIIVVLGGLGSFTGAAIASIIFVVLSELLRAVESPINIGPIHIPGIPGMRMVVFSVLLIIVMLYWQRGLLGRKEISWDFILNRLYPLKEVEEVEGSS; encoded by the coding sequence ATGATAGCAATTGACAGGGAAGCTCTTATTAGAAAGAGGGAAAAAATTCGTTTGTTTTTAAACGTTATACTGATCGGGATTTTTTTGGTTTTTCTTTCTTTTGCTGAAGACGTTCTTGACCCATATACTGTGAGAATCTTAAACGTTTCGGCTGTTTATATGGTCTTAGCTATGGCTTATAATCTTGTAAATGGAATATTGGGACAATTTATGCTTGGTCCAAATGCCTTTATAGCCTTAGGTGCTTATACAGTTGCTCTTCTTACAATGCCTATAGATAAAAAGGCGATCTCCTATATAATAGAACCCTTAATATGGCCTCTTAATTCGATTTGTTGGCCTCTTTTTCCATCCCTTATTGCTGCGGGAATTCTTAGCGCTGCAGCTGCTTATTTACTTGGTATCCCATCTTTCAAGTTAAAGGGAGATTATCTTGCTATAGTTACTTTAGGTTTTGGAGAAATGGTGGTAGTTTTAGCCAATAACTTGGTTCCTATAACTAATGGAGCTTTAGGATTAAAGGATATTCCAAGGTATGTCAATCTTTATTGGACATGGGGATGTGCTCTATTAACGTATTTCTTTATGAGGCTTTTAAGAAGCTCAACTTATGGAAGGGCTTTTGAATCTATAAGGGAAGATGAGATAGCTGCCGAAGGAGTAGGTATAGATGTTAAAAGACATAAGCTTCTTGCTTTAACAATTTCAGGATTCTTTTTAGGTGTTGGTGGTGGGCTTTTAGCATCTCTTCTAGGAACTATAGATCCAAAGCTTTTTTCTTTCTTTTTTACCTTTAATCTTCTTATAATTGTGGTACTTGGAGGATTAGGAAGCTTTACAGGGGCTGCTATAGCCTCAATTATATTTGTGGTTTTGTCAGAGCTATTAAGAGCTGTAGAGAGCCCTATAAATATAGGTCCTATACATATTCCTGGTATACCTGGCATGAGAATGGTAGTGTTTTCGGTTTTGCTGATAATAGTCATGCTTTATTGGCAGAGGGGATTGTTGGGGAGAAAGGAGATTTCGTGGGACTTTATACTTAACCGCTTATATCCTCTTAAGGAGGTGGAAGAAGTTGAAGGTTCTTCTTAA